AGCCGAGGGTCAGCACGGCGTTCACGTCGGCGGGGTCCGCCGCGACGCCGGACGACACCAGCATTTCCCCCGTGGCGCGGCTGGCCTCGAAGTACCGCCGGGCGATGGCCACGCCCTTCGTGTCGAGGCCGGGCCACCCCCCGAAGTAGGCCCGCAGCTTCGCATCCTTCGCCTTATCACGCTGGAGCGCCTTCCACGAGAGTTCGGGGGCGGGGTGGGGCCCCAGCCACGCGTCCACCTCTTTCCCCAGGCCCTCGAGGGGAACGTACTCCCTCCGCTCCGGGTCGTAGACCCCCACCGGGCGGTTTTTCTCGTACTTGAGGAACCCGTCCTTCTGGGCGCCCGACGAGGTCTGCCCGCCCTTGACGCCCAGTTCCATGTACCGGTCGATCAGGTCGCTGTGGAGGCCGGCGTCGGGGATGTAGCGGTCCATGACCCTCAGGATGAGCTGGAACACGTCCACGCCCACGTAGTCGATGAGCTGGAAGATCCCCATGGGCCGCAGCAGGAAGTCCCGAGAGGCCTTGTCCACGGCGAGGACGGCCTTGGGGAAGCCCAGTTCCCCGGCCAGGTTCAGCGCCTCCCCGATCCCGTGCAGGCCGTCCCGCATGAAGTGACCGTTCCCGATGAAGCCCGCGATGTCGTTGGCGGGCACGATGGTCTTCCCCAGCCGCTTCGCCAGTTCCCGGGAGAGCGCCTTCAGTTCCTCGTCGCAGACGCCGGGGGTGATGAGTTCCACCAGTTTCTGAACGGCAGGCGGGTTGTAGAAGTGGTAGCCGATGATCCGGGAGGGCACGTTCCCCTGTCCCGCCAGCACGTGGATGGGGATGGAGGAGGTGTTGGTGAGGAAGTAGGTCTGGGGCGGGCAGTGGGCGGCCAACTCCTTGTAGAGGTCGAATTTCAGCTCCTCTTTCTCGAAAGCGGCCTCGAAGACCAGCCGGGACTCCCAGGCCAGGGAAAGGGTCTTGCCGGTCCGGAGGTGAAGCATCACCTCGTGGACGAACTCCTCCACGATGTCGCCGTTCTCCACCAGGTCCGCCCGGGAGGCATAGAGGGCCCGGAGGCGGTTGATCTGCTTCTCCGCGGTCTTCCGGGACTGCTCCCGGATGTAACGCAGGAGCCCCTGAAGGGCGGCGTCGCTGATGTCGATCAGGTTCAGCACGTGGGGGACTCCGGGGTTCTCCAGGGCCAGGAAGGCCGTCTCCTGGGCCAGCAGGAGCGAGATCCCGCTCCCCATCTTGCCGGCCGCGCCGATCACGGCCGTGTTCTGCAGGCGCTCGTTCAATTCCATGTGTATCCTCCTGTCAGTAGCTTATTAGGCTGAAGGCTGTAGGCTGTAGGTCCGGAAATCCGTTCTCCTTCTGAATTCATCGGTATCGGTATCGCAATCGGTATCGCCATCGCCATCGCCATCGCCATCGCTGCTATCGCAATCGCCATCGCCAGTCGCTCTTGCCAGTCGCTCTCGCCATCGCCATCCGCATCGCCGGCTCTCTCGCCAGCGACAAGGCCGCCGGCGCCGCCGTCTCGGCCATCGCCGTCGCCCCGAGCGCCAGCGGGGGATCATCAGCGAAAAGCGGACGTTTGCCGTCTTCCCCGGTTCCCCTTCAGCCTATCGACCTTCAGCCTGTCCACCTTCAGCCTGTCTACCTGTTCCTGAACACCGCCGGGCGCTTGTCGACGAAGGCGCGCATGCCCTCCTTCTGGTCCTCGGTGGCGAAGGTGCGGGCGAAGACCTCCGCCTCGAAGGCCAGGCCCCGGTGCAGGTCCAACTCCACGCCCTGGTTGACGGCCTCCTTGCACAGCCGGACCGCCACCGGCCCCTTGGCGGCGATGGTGCGGGCGATCTCCAGGCAGCGCTCCAGAAGGGCGTCCTGGGGGACGACCTCGTCCACCAGGCCGAGGGCGAGGGCCTTTTCGGCGGGGATCACCTCGCCGGTGAAGAGCAGGTACTTCGCCTTCGGGCGGCCCACCAGCCGGGTGAGGCGCTGCGTCCCGCCGAAGCCGGGGGTGACGCCCAGGTTCACCTCGGGCTGGCCGAGCTTCGCCTTCTCGCCGGCGACCCGGTAGTCGCAGGCCATGACCAGCTCGCACCCCCCACCCAGGGCGAAGCCGTTGACGGCGGCGATGACGGGCCACGGGAAGTCCTCGATCTGGGAGAAGACCCGCTGGCCCCGCTGGGAAAACTCGGACGCCTGGGCCGGGCCGAAGTCCGCCATCTCCTTGATGTCGGCCCCGGCCACGAAGGTCTTCCCCACCCCCGTCAGGATGACGACCCGCACCGACGCGTCGTGGGCGAGGCGGTAGAACACCCGGTGCAGTTCCCCCAGTACCTCGGCGTTGAGCGCATTGAGCGCATCGGGCCGGTCCAGGGTGACCACGACGACGCCCTCGGCCTTCGGCTCGGTCTTGACATATCTTTCTTCCATGGTGCACCTCGTGGCAGGATTGATGATCTCGAAAAAAACGACCGGAAACGGTCGGAAACGGGTTCGTGACCCCTTCGCTCGCGCCGTCGGCCAAGGCCGAAGGTCCGATTGCGAGGCCGTCAGGGCTGGAGGAGCGACCGGGAGATGACCATCCGCTGGATCTCCGAGGTGCCCTCGTACAGCTGGGTGACGCGCTGGTCACGGTAGATGCGCTCGATGGGGAAGTCCTTGATGTAGCCGTAGCCGCCGAAAACCTGGAGGGCCTTGTTCACCACCCGGTTGCTCATCTCGGTGGTGAAGAGCTTGGCCATGGAGGCGTCCCGGGAGTGGGGCTTGCCGGCGTCCTTGAGGGAGGCGGCCTTGTAGACCAGGTTGCGCGCGGCCTCGATGTCCACCGCCATGTCCGCCAGCATCCACTGGATGGCCTGGAACTCGGAGATGGCCTTCCCGAACTGCCTCCGGGCCTTGCTGTACGCCAGCGCCTCGGCGAAGGCGGCCTCGGCGATGCCCAGGGCCTGGGAGGCGATGCCGATCCGGCCGCCGTCCAGCAGCTTCATGGCCAGTTTGAAGCCCTCCCCCTCCGGCCCGATCCGGTTGGCGGCGGGGACGCGGGCGTCGGTGAACACGAGCTCCCGCGTGGACGACGCCCGCAGGCCCATCTTGTTCTCCTTCTTCCCCAGGCTGAAACCCTCCGTCCCCTTCTCCACGAAGAAGGCGGTGATGCCGCGGGTCTTCGCCTCGGGGTTCGTGGATGTGAAAACGATGAAGAGGTCCGCGAAGTCGGCGTTGGTGATGAAGATTTTGGTGCCGTTCAGCACGTAGTGGTCCCCGTCGCGGACGGCGCGGGTGCGGGTCCCGCCGGCGTCGGAGCCGGCCTCGGGCTCGGTGATGGCGAAGGCGCCCACGATCTCGCCGGTGACGGCCCGGGGGAGCCACTTCTTGCGCTGGTCCTCGTCGGCGAGTTTGTAGAGCGTCTCGTTGAGGAGGGAGTTGTGAACGGAGAGCATCACCGCCGTGGACGGGCAGACCTTCGACAGTTCCTCGATGACCAGGGCGTACGACAGGGTGTCGAGGCCGGCCCCCCCCCACTCTTCGGGCACCATGACCCCGAAGAAACCCAGCTCGGCCAGGTCGGGGATCAGGGAAAGGTCGTAGCTGTTCTCCTCGTCCATCTTCTCCACGAGGGGTTTGAGCCGGTTCTGGGCGAACTTCCGTGTCTCGTCGCGGATGGCCGCCTGGATGTCGTTCAGTTCGTAGTCCATGGGATAACGCCTCCTCTTCGGTCTCGGGATTGGGACGCTATTTTACCGCAATTCGGGGCGCTTCTCCCAGCATTTTTCCCCGGGGATCGTCGATTTTCAGTGCTTGCCAGGGGGGGCCTTTCCCGGTATAATGTTCTCTTTGCATTTGGCCTCCCCCCACCGGTCAGGCGCTTCACAACGGGCAGAATCTGAGACAGCCGCGAGGTAAACCGGGATGATCACCTATCACAGGACGAGCCGTGGTTTCGCCGAAATTCCGGAATGGGAGTCCGGCTGCTGGGTGAAGGTGGTGAACCCCAGCCCGGACGAGATCCAGTACCTCGTGGATCACTTCAAGGCGCCGGCCGGCCTGATCAACGACATCTCCGACGTGGACGAGCGCCCGCGCACCGAGATCGACGACGACTGGCAGCTCATCATCCTGCGCATCCCCCACCAGACCGACGACCGGCAACTCCCCTTCGTGACCGTCCCCCTGGGCATCCTCACCTACCAGGACGTCTTCATCACCCTCTGTTTCTTCGAGACCCCGTTCTTCGCGGATTTCATGGCCCACAAGCGCCGCAAGGGCATCGCCGTGCGGAGTTTCTTCGACCTCTACCTGCGTTTCATGGTGTCCTCGGCGGTGTGGTACCTCAAGTTCCTCAAGCAGATCAACCACCAG
This Acidobacteriota bacterium DNA region includes the following protein-coding sequences:
- a CDS encoding 3-hydroxyacyl-CoA dehydrogenase family protein; translated protein: MELNERLQNTAVIGAAGKMGSGISLLLAQETAFLALENPGVPHVLNLIDISDAALQGLLRYIREQSRKTAEKQINRLRALYASRADLVENGDIVEEFVHEVMLHLRTGKTLSLAWESRLVFEAAFEKEELKFDLYKELAAHCPPQTYFLTNTSSIPIHVLAGQGNVPSRIIGYHFYNPPAVQKLVELITPGVCDEELKALSRELAKRLGKTIVPANDIAGFIGNGHFMRDGLHGIGEALNLAGELGFPKAVLAVDKASRDFLLRPMGIFQLIDYVGVDVFQLILRVMDRYIPDAGLHSDLIDRYMELGVKGGQTSSGAQKDGFLKYEKNRPVGVYDPERREYVPLEGLGKEVDAWLGPHPAPELSWKALQRDKAKDAKLRAYFGGWPGLDTKGVAIARRYFEASRATGEMLVSSGVAADPADVNAVLTLGFFHLYGPINDYL
- a CDS encoding enoyl-CoA hydratase/isomerase family protein; the encoded protein is MEERYVKTEPKAEGVVVVTLDRPDALNALNAEVLGELHRVFYRLAHDASVRVVILTGVGKTFVAGADIKEMADFGPAQASEFSQRGQRVFSQIEDFPWPVIAAVNGFALGGGCELVMACDYRVAGEKAKLGQPEVNLGVTPGFGGTQRLTRLVGRPKAKYLLFTGEVIPAEKALALGLVDEVVPQDALLERCLEIARTIAAKGPVAVRLCKEAVNQGVELDLHRGLAFEAEVFARTFATEDQKEGMRAFVDKRPAVFRNR
- a CDS encoding acyl-CoA dehydrogenase, whose product is MDYELNDIQAAIRDETRKFAQNRLKPLVEKMDEENSYDLSLIPDLAELGFFGVMVPEEWGGAGLDTLSYALVIEELSKVCPSTAVMLSVHNSLLNETLYKLADEDQRKKWLPRAVTGEIVGAFAITEPEAGSDAGGTRTRAVRDGDHYVLNGTKIFITNADFADLFIVFTSTNPEAKTRGITAFFVEKGTEGFSLGKKENKMGLRASSTRELVFTDARVPAANRIGPEGEGFKLAMKLLDGGRIGIASQALGIAEAAFAEALAYSKARRQFGKAISEFQAIQWMLADMAVDIEAARNLVYKAASLKDAGKPHSRDASMAKLFTTEMSNRVVNKALQVFGGYGYIKDFPIERIYRDQRVTQLYEGTSEIQRMVISRSLLQP